The Achromobacter pestifer genome includes a region encoding these proteins:
- a CDS encoding DUF899 domain-containing protein, translated as MQTDHPVVSRAQWDIAREALLRREKELTRAQDALARERLALPWVKVDKPYRFHGAAGPVDLASLFQGKSQLIVYHFMFDPDWEEGCVGCSFLADHMDSAMMHLRQHDVAVVAVSRASFTKLDAFKQRMGWRFPWYSSEGGDFNFDLQASVPKADGSMEERPGASAFFRDPHGEIFHTYSSFERGVERLAGAYNYLDFAPLGRNENGPHFDLGDWVRHHDRYDDAQARACHACG; from the coding sequence ATGCAAACCGATCACCCCGTCGTATCCCGAGCGCAATGGGACATCGCGCGCGAGGCGCTGCTGCGCCGCGAAAAGGAACTGACCCGGGCCCAGGACGCCCTGGCCCGCGAGCGCCTGGCCCTGCCCTGGGTCAAGGTGGACAAGCCGTACCGCTTCCACGGCGCGGCCGGCCCCGTGGACCTGGCCAGCCTGTTCCAGGGCAAGAGCCAGCTCATCGTCTACCACTTCATGTTCGATCCGGACTGGGAAGAAGGCTGCGTGGGCTGCTCTTTCCTGGCCGACCACATGGACAGCGCGATGATGCACCTGCGCCAGCATGACGTGGCGGTGGTCGCCGTGTCGCGGGCTTCGTTCACCAAGCTGGACGCCTTCAAGCAGCGCATGGGCTGGCGCTTTCCGTGGTACTCGTCCGAAGGCGGCGACTTCAACTTCGACCTGCAAGCCTCCGTGCCCAAGGCCGACGGCAGCATGGAGGAACGCCCTGGCGCCAGCGCCTTTTTCCGTGATCCGCACGGCGAGATCTTCCATACCTATTCCAGCTTCGAGCGTGGCGTGGAACGGCTGGCCGGCGCCTACAACTACCTGGATTTCGCGCCGCTGGGCCGCAACGAAAACGGTCCGCACTTCGATCTGGGCGACTGGGTGCGCCACCATGACCGCTACGACGACGCACAGGCCCGCGCCTGCCACGCCTGCGGCTAG
- a CDS encoding LysR family transcriptional regulator, giving the protein MATAITYDRLSGIEVFVQAVEAGSFALAAERLNLTRSAVGKSIARLEARLGARLFHRTTRQQSLTDDGQAYYDRCVRALAELQTAEAELDSGRREPQGRLRVSAPLVFGRHCVAPVLRELAQQHPQLQVEISFNDRVVDLIEEGYDLGIRVGELPDSASLAARRLGMQTMGIGASPAYIQAHGRPATVDELQQHAAIVYTRNGVDKAWALHGPDGQVLQLRPRASLRVDDLQAIADAAIAGAGLAWLPCWMLTHYVRTGELDVLMHGDRLAAQEVHAVWPQARYLPSKTRAAIDALAARVPAMLAA; this is encoded by the coding sequence ATGGCTACGGCGATCACCTATGACCGGCTGAGCGGCATCGAAGTCTTTGTGCAGGCCGTGGAGGCCGGCAGCTTCGCGCTGGCCGCGGAACGCCTGAACCTGACCCGCTCCGCCGTGGGCAAGTCCATCGCGCGTCTGGAGGCGCGGCTGGGCGCCAGGCTGTTCCACCGCACCACCCGCCAGCAAAGCCTGACCGACGATGGCCAGGCCTATTACGACCGCTGCGTGCGTGCGCTGGCCGAGCTGCAGACCGCCGAGGCCGAGCTGGACAGCGGCCGCCGCGAGCCCCAGGGACGCTTGCGCGTCAGCGCGCCGCTGGTGTTCGGCCGCCATTGCGTCGCGCCCGTGCTGCGCGAACTGGCGCAGCAGCATCCGCAACTGCAGGTCGAGATTTCATTCAACGACCGGGTGGTTGATCTGATCGAGGAAGGCTACGACCTGGGCATCCGCGTGGGCGAGCTGCCCGACAGCGCCAGCCTGGCCGCGCGGCGGCTGGGCATGCAGACCATGGGCATAGGGGCCTCCCCCGCATACATCCAGGCGCATGGCCGTCCAGCCACCGTGGATGAGCTGCAGCAGCATGCCGCCATCGTCTACACGCGCAACGGCGTGGACAAGGCCTGGGCGCTGCATGGGCCGGACGGCCAGGTGCTGCAGCTGCGTCCGCGCGCGAGCCTGCGCGTGGACGACCTGCAAGCCATCGCGGATGCCGCCATCGCGGGCGCCGGGCTTGCGTGGCTGCCCTGCTGGATGCTGACGCACTATGTGCGCACCGGCGAGCTGGACGTGCTGATGCACGGTGACCGCCTGGCGGCGCAAGAGGTGCATGCGGTATGGCCGCAAGCGCGCTACCTGCCGTCCAAGACGCGCGCCGCCATCGACGCGCTGGCGGCGCGGGTGCCGGCCATGCTGGCCGCTTGA
- a CDS encoding helix-turn-helix transcriptional regulator encodes MTAAHPEPDWTVSAATPAMSLAGGTLRFGRDERVQERLEPGLKLVLVLDGDLRYSVRGAAPTRVSGPALHLSVCQDAMGMEHEFGAHQSLRFVSLRTGLDHLRDAFSMDPAQLAGLLRAPRAVGAYAEANMRADRKLEALGHQMLACPVQGALKRMYLSAKALELAALALGALQPTEQGAPLRGLTRADVERLHHARDLVAANLQDPPSLPELARRAGVNVNKLTTGFRKLFGQSVYAYVRERRMEQAQVLLAEGAYTVSEAAYACGYTDSHFTKAFLRRYGVLPSSVAPGR; translated from the coding sequence TTGACCGCCGCCCATCCCGAACCTGATTGGACCGTATCGGCCGCCACGCCCGCCATGTCGCTGGCGGGCGGCACGCTGCGCTTTGGCCGCGACGAGCGTGTGCAGGAGCGCTTGGAGCCGGGCCTGAAACTGGTGCTGGTGCTGGACGGGGACCTGCGCTACAGCGTGCGCGGCGCGGCGCCCACCCGCGTGAGCGGGCCCGCGCTGCACCTGAGCGTGTGCCAGGACGCCATGGGCATGGAGCACGAGTTCGGCGCCCATCAGTCCTTGCGCTTCGTGTCCTTGCGCACGGGCCTGGACCATCTGCGCGATGCCTTTTCCATGGACCCGGCCCAGTTGGCGGGCCTGCTGCGCGCGCCGCGGGCCGTAGGCGCCTACGCCGAGGCCAATATGCGGGCGGACCGCAAGCTGGAGGCCCTGGGCCACCAGATGCTGGCCTGCCCGGTGCAGGGCGCCCTCAAGCGCATGTACCTCTCGGCCAAGGCGCTGGAACTGGCCGCGCTTGCCCTGGGTGCGCTGCAGCCGACGGAGCAAGGCGCGCCCCTGCGCGGCCTGACACGCGCCGACGTGGAGCGCCTGCATCACGCGCGCGACCTGGTTGCGGCGAACCTGCAGGATCCGCCGTCCCTGCCCGAACTGGCGCGGCGCGCGGGCGTGAACGTCAACAAGCTCACCACCGGCTTTCGCAAGCTGTTCGGCCAAAGCGTCTATGCCTATGTGCGTGAACGGCGCATGGAGCAGGCCCAGGTCCTGCTGGCCGAAGGCGCCTATACCGTATCCGAGGCGGCCTACGCCTGCGGCTATACCGATTCGCACTTCACCAAGGCGTTCCTGCGCCGCTACGGCGTGCTGCCCAGCAGCGTCGCGCCGGGCCGCTGA
- a CDS encoding Hsp70 family protein, giving the protein MISTACGVDFGTSNSTVGWSRPDQRALLTLEDGKTTLPSAIFFHDEDAEVSYGRAAISDYLAGYDGRLMRSMKSLLGSSLIDGSTEVQGRSIPFRVLLTRFIAELKRRAETAAGRGFTRAVLGRPVFFVDDNPAADQTAQDTLGEIARSVGFTDIEFQFEPLAAAFDYESQIDREELVLVIDIGGGTSDFSLIRLGPGRAGKADRREDILAYGGVHIGGVDFDKQLSLAHVMPMLGLGSQLRSGKDVPSTQYGNLACWHTINQAYTRKAAEHFAYIRAEAGDREKIDLLLNLVKQRAGHWVAVQVEEAKIALSETPAARIDLSRIAPELGVEVTRPSFDACVGRLIEKVETTVGALLRDAGVSTADVDTVFFTGGSSRVPRLRESVSALVPDARSVEGDLFGSIGAGLALDAHRKFG; this is encoded by the coding sequence ATGATCTCCACCGCATGCGGCGTCGACTTCGGCACGTCCAACTCCACCGTGGGCTGGAGCCGCCCCGATCAGCGCGCGCTCCTCACCCTGGAAGACGGCAAGACCACCTTGCCTTCGGCCATTTTCTTCCATGACGAAGACGCCGAGGTCAGCTATGGCCGCGCCGCCATCTCCGACTACCTGGCGGGCTACGACGGGCGCCTGATGCGTTCGATGAAGAGCCTGCTGGGCAGTTCGCTGATCGATGGTTCGACGGAAGTGCAGGGCCGTTCGATTCCCTTCCGCGTCCTGCTCACGCGCTTCATCGCCGAACTCAAGCGCCGCGCTGAAACGGCGGCGGGGCGTGGCTTCACGCGCGCCGTGCTGGGCCGGCCGGTGTTCTTCGTGGACGACAATCCGGCCGCCGACCAGACCGCCCAGGACACGCTGGGCGAGATCGCGCGCAGTGTTGGCTTCACCGATATCGAGTTCCAGTTCGAGCCGCTGGCCGCCGCATTCGACTACGAATCGCAGATCGACCGCGAAGAGCTGGTGCTGGTCATCGACATTGGCGGCGGCACGTCCGACTTTTCATTGATTCGCCTGGGCCCCGGCCGCGCTGGCAAGGCCGACCGCCGCGAGGACATCCTGGCCTATGGCGGCGTGCACATCGGCGGGGTGGACTTCGACAAGCAGCTCAGCCTGGCGCATGTGATGCCCATGCTCGGGTTGGGCAGCCAGCTGCGCAGCGGCAAGGATGTGCCGTCCACGCAATACGGCAACCTGGCGTGCTGGCACACCATCAACCAAGCCTACACCCGCAAGGCCGCCGAGCATTTCGCCTACATCCGCGCCGAGGCCGGCGACCGCGAGAAGATCGACCTGTTGCTGAACCTGGTCAAGCAGCGCGCCGGCCACTGGGTGGCGGTGCAGGTCGAAGAGGCCAAGATCGCGCTGTCGGAGACGCCCGCCGCGCGCATCGACCTGTCGCGCATCGCGCCGGAACTGGGCGTGGAGGTGACGCGGCCCTCGTTCGACGCCTGCGTGGGCCGCCTGATCGAGAAGGTCGAGACCACGGTCGGCGCGCTGCTGCGCGATGCCGGCGTGTCGACCGCGGACGTGGACACGGTGTTCTTCACCGGTGGCTCCAGCCGCGTGCCGCGCCTGCGCGAATCGGTGTCGGCCCTGGTGCCGGACGCGCGCAGCGTCGAAGGCGATCTGTTCGGCAGCATCGGCGCCGGCCTGGCGCTGGACGCCCACCGCAAGTTCGGCTGA
- a CDS encoding SRPBCC family protein translates to MENRSPRHQAAPIELRLKRRFDAPIEHVWRAWTDPQALMRWFGPAETRQVLRAETDVRVGGAYQVGFSTEDGLEHYASGHYREVEPQRRLVFTWAWRDTPAEVSLITLEFTPADGGTELAFLQTPFVDQATRDSHDHGWSGALDRLASHLANPA, encoded by the coding sequence ATGGAAAACCGAAGCCCCCGACACCAAGCAGCCCCCATCGAACTCCGGCTCAAGCGGCGCTTCGACGCCCCCATCGAGCACGTCTGGCGCGCCTGGACGGACCCGCAAGCGCTGATGCGCTGGTTCGGCCCCGCCGAGACCCGGCAGGTGTTGCGGGCGGAAACCGACGTGCGCGTGGGCGGCGCCTACCAGGTGGGATTCTCCACCGAAGACGGGCTGGAGCATTACGCCAGCGGCCACTACCGCGAAGTCGAGCCGCAGCGCCGGCTGGTCTTCACCTGGGCCTGGCGCGACACGCCCGCGGAAGTCTCGCTGATCACGCTGGAATTCACCCCTGCGGACGGCGGCACCGAACTTGCCTTTCTGCAAACCCCGTTCGTCGACCAGGCCACCCGCGACAGCCACGACCATGGCTGGTCCGGCGCGCTGGACCGGCTGGCGTCCCATCTGGCGAATCCGGCCTGA
- a CDS encoding NUDIX domain-containing protein: MTRKPDSHLEEKLVASEAPYNGAFLKIRRDTVSLPNGNTATREYVVHPGAVVVIPLLDDGRVLLERQFRYPIGRVMTEFPAGKLDPDEDPLACGKRELLEETGYTAGQWAHAGALHLAIAYSTEIIHIFFARGLRAGPRQLDQDEFLDVISADPAELIAACAKGEVTDAKTLTCVLWMQNVLSGAWQLDWQDNAG; the protein is encoded by the coding sequence ATGACCCGCAAGCCTGATTCCCATCTTGAAGAAAAACTCGTCGCCAGCGAGGCGCCGTACAACGGCGCCTTCCTCAAGATACGCCGCGACACGGTCAGCCTGCCCAATGGCAACACGGCCACGCGCGAGTACGTGGTGCATCCGGGCGCGGTGGTGGTGATCCCCTTGCTGGACGACGGCCGGGTCTTGCTGGAGCGGCAGTTCCGCTATCCCATCGGACGCGTGATGACCGAGTTTCCGGCCGGCAAGCTGGATCCGGACGAGGATCCGCTGGCCTGCGGCAAGCGCGAGCTGCTGGAGGAAACCGGCTATACCGCCGGTCAATGGGCGCATGCGGGGGCCTTGCACCTGGCCATCGCCTATTCCACCGAGATCATCCACATCTTTTTCGCGCGGGGCCTGCGCGCCGGGCCGCGCCAGCTGGACCAGGACGAATTCCTGGACGTGATCAGCGCCGATCCCGCCGAGCTGATCGCGGCCTGCGCCAAGGGCGAAGTCACCGACGCCAAGACGCTGACCTGCGTGCTGTGGATGCAGAACGTGCTGTCCGGCGCCTGGCAGCTGGACTGGCAGGACAACGCGGGCTGA
- a CDS encoding ArsR/SmtB family transcription factor, translated as MVKFKDDMLDGIFAALADGTRRRVLADLEQGAASVSELARPHAMSLPAFMKHLRVLEDAGLIARAKDGRVVNCTLSPEPMRAASDWLARYEKFWNGQLDSLARYLYHEEEVHPWKTEAPDTKQPPSNSGSSGASTPPSSTSGAPGRTRKR; from the coding sequence ATGGTTAAGTTTAAAGACGACATGCTCGACGGCATCTTTGCGGCCCTGGCCGACGGCACGCGGCGCCGGGTGCTGGCCGACCTGGAACAAGGCGCGGCCTCGGTCAGCGAGCTGGCCCGGCCGCACGCCATGTCCCTGCCCGCTTTCATGAAGCATCTGCGCGTGCTGGAAGACGCCGGCCTGATCGCCCGCGCCAAGGACGGCCGGGTCGTGAACTGCACGCTATCGCCCGAACCCATGCGGGCGGCATCCGACTGGCTGGCCCGTTACGAGAAGTTCTGGAACGGGCAGCTGGATTCGCTGGCGCGGTACCTGTACCACGAGGAAGAGGTCCACCCATGGAAAACCGAAGCCCCCGACACCAAGCAGCCCCCATCGAACTCCGGCTCAAGCGGCGCTTCGACGCCCCCATCGAGCACGTCTGGCGCGCCTGGACGGACCCGCAAGCGCTGA
- a CDS encoding zinc-dependent alcohol dehydrogenase family protein: MQAYTITSGRDIASLERVTRQPRSLGPLELRVRIKAVSLNYRDLMVARGEYLKGSGDPVIPASDAAGEVIEVGSGVTRFKAGDRVMGAFMPDWIDGEPTPATVALAPGAATDGLLSTESIFAEHALVATPASLSDEQASTLPCAAVTAWNALFVAGRAKAGQTALFLGTGGVSIWGLQLAKAAGMRAIITSSSADKLARARELGADLTINYREAPEWQDEVLRLTGGEGAHVVVEVGGAGTLERSVAAARMGGAIAVIGGVSGFAAVPVAPLALIAGVKRLEGIFVGSRKMLEDVARFVDVARIAPVIDRVYSFAEAREAFEHLASGRHFGKLVIRVEQ; this comes from the coding sequence ATGCAGGCATACACCATCACCAGCGGCCGGGACATCGCTTCGCTCGAGCGCGTCACGCGCCAGCCGCGCAGCCTGGGCCCGTTGGAGCTGCGCGTGCGCATCAAGGCAGTGTCGCTGAACTATCGCGACCTGATGGTGGCGCGCGGCGAGTATCTGAAGGGTTCGGGCGATCCGGTCATACCCGCCTCCGACGCCGCTGGCGAGGTGATCGAAGTGGGTTCGGGCGTGACCCGTTTCAAGGCCGGCGACCGCGTCATGGGCGCGTTCATGCCGGACTGGATCGATGGCGAACCCACGCCCGCCACGGTGGCGCTGGCGCCCGGCGCCGCCACCGACGGCCTGCTGTCCACCGAGAGCATTTTTGCCGAGCACGCCCTGGTCGCCACCCCGGCCTCCCTGAGCGACGAGCAGGCGTCGACCCTGCCTTGCGCGGCCGTCACCGCATGGAACGCGCTGTTCGTCGCGGGACGCGCCAAGGCGGGCCAGACGGCTCTGTTCCTGGGCACGGGCGGTGTTTCCATCTGGGGCCTGCAACTGGCCAAGGCGGCCGGCATGCGCGCCATCATCACCTCGTCCAGCGCGGACAAGCTGGCCCGCGCGCGCGAGCTGGGGGCGGACCTGACGATCAACTACCGCGAAGCGCCGGAATGGCAGGACGAAGTGCTGCGCCTGACCGGCGGCGAGGGCGCCCACGTGGTGGTGGAAGTCGGCGGCGCGGGCACGCTGGAGCGTTCCGTCGCGGCTGCGCGCATGGGCGGCGCGATCGCGGTCATCGGCGGCGTCAGCGGCTTCGCGGCAGTGCCGGTCGCGCCCTTGGCGCTGATCGCGGGCGTCAAGCGGCTGGAAGGCATTTTCGTCGGCAGCCGCAAGATGCTCGAGGATGTGGCGCGTTTCGTCGACGTGGCGCGCATCGCGCCTGTCATCGACCGCGTCTATTCCTTTGCCGAGGCGCGCGAGGCATTCGAGCACCTGGCGTCGGGCAGGCACTTCGGCAAGCTCGTCATCCGCGTCGAGCAATAA
- a CDS encoding 2Fe-2S iron-sulfur cluster-binding protein, which produces MPAFPVLVQPAGLRFEAQDDTSVLLAAQAAGIKLPSSCRNGTCRACMCLLLEGEISYRIEWPGLSRDEKEEGWILPCVARAESALEIQAPLAAPIEAAPAAPQRPLTGARR; this is translated from the coding sequence ATGCCCGCATTTCCCGTTCTGGTGCAACCCGCCGGCCTGCGCTTCGAGGCGCAGGACGATACCTCCGTGCTGCTGGCGGCACAGGCGGCCGGCATCAAGCTGCCCAGCTCGTGCCGCAACGGCACCTGCCGCGCCTGCATGTGCCTGCTGCTGGAAGGCGAGATCTCGTACCGTATCGAATGGCCCGGACTGTCGCGCGACGAGAAGGAAGAAGGCTGGATCCTGCCCTGCGTGGCGCGGGCCGAGTCCGCCCTGGAAATCCAGGCGCCGTTGGCCGCGCCCATCGAGGCCGCGCCCGCGGCGCCGCAGCGCCCGCTTACCGGGGCGCGGCGCTAG
- a CDS encoding cupin domain-containing protein yields MSAPDTGPVFDWLDHFVALGRDGAMRDVGRLRRLAPQDEWLVGIKAVASDADVHGDVWERHPAGDEMLCVLEGRVVVTLMAEDGGQTDMLLDTRRSAIVPRGVWHRLHVACPGKILFVTPGQGSEHRRADAPQSRGPSLKEI; encoded by the coding sequence ATGAGTGCACCCGATACCGGGCCGGTGTTCGACTGGCTGGACCACTTCGTGGCGCTGGGGCGCGACGGCGCCATGCGCGACGTGGGCCGTCTGCGCCGCCTCGCGCCGCAGGACGAATGGCTGGTCGGCATCAAGGCCGTGGCCAGCGACGCCGACGTGCATGGCGATGTGTGGGAGCGCCACCCGGCCGGCGATGAAATGCTCTGCGTGCTGGAAGGGCGCGTGGTGGTCACGCTGATGGCGGAGGACGGCGGCCAGACCGACATGCTGCTGGATACCCGGCGCAGCGCCATCGTGCCGCGCGGCGTGTGGCACCGGCTGCACGTCGCCTGTCCCGGCAAGATCCTGTTCGTGACGCCGGGGCAGGGCAGCGAACACCGCCGCGCGGATGCGCCGCAATCCCGCGGCCCCTCGTTGAAGGAAATCTGA
- a CDS encoding RhtX/FptX family siderophore transporter: protein MFVMIGALYFSQGIPLGVAMEALPTLLRRDGADLHALAWLPLVGLPWVLKFLWAPVVDNRWTRAMGRRRSWILPMQAVVLACLLALSLLGIDAAAAAWVVALMALASLASATQDIATDGLTAERFQGQDLARANAVQVGGTMVGFFFGGPGCLMLAGHVGQTGALLTLAAVVAVSLLLAAAWRETELAMPVARRRATLGAFVRRPGGWALAGAAFLSAMTAVAGYGLSKLFLVDAGWAVEAVGRVGMAGGVVTVLLGCGGGAWLIGRLGARAVLALGLAASGAAALAWMAQAQGWMPPQAGTALGAQALGAFGAGAASVALMTLAMRFASRGEQAGTDMTAVQSARDLGEILTSSLMTGLAAQVGYAGGFASGLLVAAATLAFTARALARTG, encoded by the coding sequence ATGTTCGTGATGATAGGCGCCTTGTATTTTTCCCAAGGCATACCGCTGGGCGTGGCCATGGAGGCTTTGCCCACGCTGCTGCGCCGCGACGGCGCCGACCTGCACGCGTTGGCCTGGCTGCCGCTGGTCGGCCTGCCGTGGGTGCTGAAGTTCCTCTGGGCGCCCGTGGTCGACAACCGCTGGACGCGCGCCATGGGCCGGCGGCGCAGCTGGATCCTGCCGATGCAGGCCGTGGTGCTGGCCTGCCTGCTGGCGCTGTCCTTGCTGGGCATCGATGCCGCGGCGGCGGCCTGGGTGGTCGCCCTGATGGCGCTGGCGTCATTGGCCAGCGCCACGCAGGACATCGCCACCGACGGCCTGACGGCGGAGCGCTTCCAGGGGCAGGATCTGGCGCGCGCCAATGCCGTGCAGGTGGGCGGCACCATGGTGGGCTTCTTCTTCGGCGGGCCGGGTTGCCTGATGCTGGCCGGCCACGTCGGCCAGACCGGCGCGCTGCTGACGCTGGCGGCCGTGGTGGCGGTCAGCCTGCTGCTGGCGGCCGCCTGGCGTGAAACCGAGCTGGCCATGCCTGTGGCCAGGCGGCGCGCCACGCTGGGCGCCTTCGTGCGCCGCCCCGGCGGCTGGGCGTTGGCCGGGGCCGCCTTCCTGTCGGCCATGACGGCGGTGGCGGGCTACGGCCTGTCCAAGCTGTTCCTGGTGGATGCGGGCTGGGCGGTCGAGGCCGTGGGACGCGTCGGCATGGCGGGCGGCGTGGTGACGGTGCTGCTGGGCTGCGGCGGCGGCGCTTGGCTGATTGGTCGGCTGGGGGCGCGGGCGGTGCTGGCGCTGGGCTTGGCCGCCTCGGGCGCGGCTGCGCTGGCCTGGATGGCGCAGGCCCAGGGCTGGATGCCGCCGCAGGCGGGCACGGCCCTGGGCGCGCAGGCGCTGGGGGCGTTCGGCGCGGGCGCCGCGTCCGTGGCCCTGATGACGCTGGCCATGCGCTTTGCCAGCCGCGGTGAGCAGGCCGGCACTGACATGACCGCGGTGCAGAGCGCGCGCGACCTGGGCGAGATCCTGACCTCGTCCCTCATGACTGGGCTGGCGGCCCAGGTCGGCTACGCGGGGGGCTTTGCCAGCGGCCTGCTGGTGGCGGCCGCGACGCTGGCGTTCACGGCCAGGGCGCTGGCGCGCACGGGCTGA
- a CDS encoding TonB-dependent siderophore receptor, giving the protein MAAGPALAQEAASLPAVTVSGEGVAQDTATLGKLPLTLREIPQSVTVIGQERMREQNLQSLDEVMQHATGITVQPYQLLTTAYYARGFKVDSFEQDGVPVLMGNMAASPQDMAVYERVEILRGANGLMHGAGNPAATVNLVRKRPQREFSFNGSLSAGNWDRYRAEADLGGPLNDSGSVRGRIVGALEDRGYFYDVADQQSALFYAIGEVDLGPDTVLSAGLQTQRIRSTTNMAGVPRYKDGGDIGLKRSTYLDVAWDRFNWDTTRVFADLEHRFGQGWSAKISANYLTADSNLKYAGAYGAIDRQTGLGSSLMGAAYKFDNTQASVDAYVGGPVQLFGRRHELLLGGNAQRTTSEQYSADLTPYPNVPVNVFDWDPHSVPEPGVGPYTSPGETRLKQQGVYGMGRFSLADPVTLVLGGRMSWWNQSAPRARQRIDPEFTPYGGLIVDLDRQWSLYGSYAQVFQPQGELTRDGQPLDPITGTNYEAGVKGELADGALNVSLAVFQIQQKNRAQEDPAWPCVGRNCYYISGGEVRSRGIEAEASGSITPYWTVAAGYTFNTSKYLTDSESGGQPFARFTPKHIFRLWTHYALPGLERRLSVGGGLQVQSGYSTVSGPVTLRQGGYALVDLRMAYRVDKHVTAALNVNNLFDRGYYQSLSGTAWNNRYGEPRNVMLTLRAEY; this is encoded by the coding sequence GTGGCGGCGGGGCCGGCGCTGGCGCAGGAAGCCGCGTCGCTGCCGGCGGTGACGGTCAGCGGCGAGGGCGTGGCGCAGGACACGGCGACCCTAGGCAAATTACCGCTGACGCTGCGCGAGATTCCGCAGTCGGTGACGGTGATCGGGCAGGAGCGGATGCGCGAGCAGAACCTGCAAAGCCTGGACGAGGTGATGCAGCACGCCACCGGCATCACGGTGCAGCCCTATCAGCTGCTGACCACCGCGTATTACGCGCGCGGCTTCAAGGTGGATTCGTTCGAGCAGGACGGCGTGCCCGTGTTGATGGGCAACATGGCGGCATCGCCGCAGGATATGGCGGTGTACGAACGCGTGGAGATCCTGCGCGGCGCCAACGGTCTGATGCATGGCGCAGGCAATCCCGCCGCCACGGTGAACCTGGTGCGCAAGCGGCCGCAACGCGAGTTCTCGTTCAACGGCTCCCTCAGCGCCGGAAACTGGGACCGCTATCGCGCGGAGGCCGATCTGGGCGGTCCCTTGAACGATAGCGGCAGCGTGCGCGGCCGCATCGTCGGCGCGCTGGAGGACCGCGGCTATTTCTATGACGTTGCGGACCAGCAGTCGGCGCTGTTCTACGCCATAGGCGAAGTGGACCTGGGGCCGGACACGGTGCTGTCCGCCGGCCTGCAAACCCAGCGCATCCGTTCCACCACCAACATGGCCGGCGTGCCGCGCTACAAGGATGGCGGCGATATCGGCCTGAAGCGCTCGACCTACCTGGACGTGGCCTGGGACCGATTCAACTGGGATACGACGCGCGTGTTCGCGGACCTGGAGCATCGCTTCGGCCAAGGCTGGAGCGCCAAGATCAGCGCCAATTACCTGACCGCGGACAGCAACCTGAAGTACGCCGGCGCCTATGGCGCGATAGACCGCCAGACCGGGCTGGGCTCATCCCTGATGGGCGCGGCCTACAAGTTCGACAACACCCAGGCCAGCGTGGACGCCTATGTCGGCGGTCCGGTGCAACTGTTCGGCCGGCGCCATGAACTGTTGCTGGGCGGCAATGCGCAACGCACCACGTCCGAGCAATATAGCGCCGACCTGACGCCCTATCCGAACGTGCCGGTCAACGTCTTCGACTGGGATCCGCACAGCGTGCCCGAGCCTGGCGTGGGGCCGTACACCTCGCCCGGCGAGACCCGGCTCAAGCAGCAGGGCGTCTACGGCATGGGCCGCTTTTCACTGGCCGATCCGGTGACGCTGGTGCTGGGCGGACGCATGAGCTGGTGGAACCAGAGCGCGCCCCGCGCGCGCCAGCGCATCGATCCGGAGTTCACGCCCTACGGTGGATTGATCGTGGACCTCGACCGCCAGTGGTCGCTGTATGGCAGCTATGCGCAGGTGTTCCAGCCGCAGGGCGAGCTGACGCGCGACGGCCAGCCGTTGGATCCCATTACCGGCACCAACTACGAGGCCGGCGTCAAAGGCGAACTGGCGGACGGCGCCTTGAACGTGTCGCTGGCCGTGTTCCAGATCCAGCAGAAGAACCGCGCGCAGGAGGACCCGGCATGGCCATGCGTGGGCCGCAACTGCTACTACATCTCGGGCGGGGAAGTGCGCAGCCGCGGCATCGAGGCCGAAGCCTCCGGCAGCATCACGCCCTACTGGACGGTGGCCGCGGGCTACACCTTCAACACCAGCAAGTACCTGACGGATTCGGAATCCGGCGGACAGCCGTTCGCGCGCTTCACGCCCAAGCACATCTTCCGCCTGTGGACCCACTATGCCTTGCCCGGCCTGGAGCGGCGGCTGAGCGTGGGCGGCGGGCTGCAGGTGCAGTCGGGCTACTCCACGGTGTCCGGTCCCGTCACGCTGCGCCAGGGCGGCTATGCGCTGGTGGACCTGCGCATGGCCTATCGCGTGGACAAGCACGTGACCGCGGCGCTCAACGTCAACAACCTGTTCGACCGCGGCTATTACCAGAGCCTGTCGGGCACGGCATGGAACAACCGCTACGGCGAGCCCCGCAACGTCATGCTGACCCTGCGCGCCGAATACTGA